A genomic region of Pseudobacteroides sp. contains the following coding sequences:
- a CDS encoding helix-turn-helix transcriptional regulator: MNEIGKIIGERIKQLRKNNNWSQEELAHRANLNRTFVGAIERGEKNITLESLSKIASALEISLEEIFRHIQPVSKNTLNTTVPFIINRINAMNENEQKAVLEFLDLITKWKDY, encoded by the coding sequence ATGAATGAAATTGGTAAAATAATAGGAGAACGCATAAAACAACTACGCAAAAATAACAATTGGAGTCAGGAAGAACTCGCACATAGAGCAAACCTGAATCGTACTTTTGTTGGAGCAATAGAGAGGGGAGAAAAGAATATAACATTAGAGAGCCTTTCAAAGATTGCTTCAGCACTTGAGATAAGCCTTGAAGAAATTTTTAGACATATACAGCCTGTGTCAAAAAACACCTTGAACACCACTGTACCATTCATTATTAACCGTATAAATGCAATGAATGAAAATGAGCAAAAGGCTGTACTTGAGTTTCTTGACCTTATTACAAAGTGGAAAGATTATTGA
- a CDS encoding GerAB/ArcD/ProY family transporter, producing the protein MLARLILIPFKAFCSASKFAIPPIIQSAFGVISTILGDSVVFLMILPYTNNEKGRLKAITAGILVLFPLLMLIVVRNLIVIGPVLIDHFTYPAHIASQLIPGTSIDPLVDVNLSLGGGFKVTVFLYAAAKTTAELFKLDSYEPLVSAFAVLFIVLAFWIVPDAITLTKWTGSIAGNVLTIPFHIVLPLTMLIISIIKRPKENKSH; encoded by the coding sequence TTGCTGGCAAGACTCATTCTCATTCCGTTCAAAGCCTTCTGCAGTGCCAGCAAATTTGCCATACCGCCCATTATTCAAAGTGCTTTTGGTGTCATAAGCACAATTTTAGGAGATTCTGTAGTTTTTTTAATGATACTGCCTTATACAAATAATGAAAAAGGTAGACTTAAGGCTATAACTGCTGGAATCTTGGTGCTTTTTCCATTATTGATGCTAATCGTGGTCAGAAATCTAATTGTAATCGGACCTGTACTTATTGATCACTTCACTTATCCAGCACATATTGCTTCACAATTAATACCAGGAACTAGTATTGACCCTTTGGTTGATGTAAACCTATCATTAGGTGGTGGCTTCAAGGTTACAGTGTTTCTTTATGCAGCGGCAAAGACGACAGCAGAGCTATTTAAGCTAGATAGCTATGAACCTTTGGTATCTGCATTTGCCGTTCTTTTTATTGTTCTTGCCTTTTGGATTGTTCCAGATGCAATAACTCTTACAAAGTGGACTGGAAGTATTGCTGGCAATGTATTAACAATTCCGTTTCATATAGTTTTACCGCTAACTATGTTAATCATATCTATTATCAAACGACCAAAAGAAAATAAGAGCCATTGA